DNA from Diabrotica virgifera virgifera chromosome 10, PGI_DIABVI_V3a:
aatgcttgtattacattaaagttatgcattacttaagtattttcagatgcagagtggctcAATCAACCATTGCTTGAGCTATTCTATATctaaaaatacttaaataagggataactttaatgtaataaaagcgttttggtaaaattatgcgatgtgggttaggccactgttgctctgagcgcctcaattttAATAGGTCTtcaagatatcttgagatagactaATAAACGTGAAAAATAGGTCATATTTATTATACTTTAATCCCCATATTAAACTTGTTAACATGGCTTAtgatttttttctgaacatataATATACactatacactaagcatcaaaattaacgcaccaccttaaaaatgggacatttttgatgtctcgtatgtcctaaacctgttgtccgatttgagagatttttttagtatattatatatagctttattcttcaagaatatcgatgtaataatattattgctaaacaggtaagtatCATTGTATACTAGGTGTAgtaatgatagtgtgtttttgcctcaaagtttggaacaccctgtggaatattctagcgtatataaaatattgaaattaaaactcaactgtagccttaggctttcttaacattttggtttttgattcatttggatatgttggataataaaaacgttaggtgctttaacaactagcaatgttattaatcaatgcagggtgtttctaaataagtgcgacaaactttaaggggtaattctgcatgaaaaaataatgacgtttgctttataaacatatgtcgcaaatgctttgtttccgagatacgggatgttgaattttttcttacaaactgacgatttatttgttgctctaaaactggttgaggtatgcaaatgaaatttggtaggttttaagaggtagttattacgcattttttgacattcaataaggaattttatattcaccattggcgtgcatacgggtataaatattttagatacatcccgtatgcacgccaatgataaatataaaattcttaattgtttgtcaaaaaatgcgcaataactacctcttaaatcctactaaatttcatttgcatatctcaaccgattttagagcaataaataaatcgtcagtttgtaagaaaaaattcaacatcccgtatctcggaaacgaaacatttgtggacatgtgtttataaagcaaacggtcattatttttcatgcagaattaccccttaaaatttgtcgcacgtatttagaaacaccctatattgatgaataacatggctagttattaaagtatctaacttttttattatcccacataagcgaaagagtcaaaaagcaaaatgttaagaaagcctaaagcTACAGTAGAGTTTTAATTTccatattttatatacgctagaatattccactgggtgttccaaactttgaggaataaacatactatcattgttacacctggtatacgagtacaatgacacttacctgtttagcaataatattattacatcgatattcttgaagaataaagctataagacACAAAAACaatcattcaaatcggacaacagctttaggaaatacaagacatcaaaaatgtcccattttgaaggtggtgcgttaattttgatgcttagtgtattatgtaaaataaaattaaaactgagtttacttgATTGTTTTCTTACAATAGGTtattgattaaaaataatttaaacattttttaaatccaaaaaaaaattttttggggtgCTTGGGACTATGGTTAGTGTTGACATTTTGGACTGAAATTTGACATTGAGGGTTTATAGGCTATCCATCACCAGAGAACAGCCGGGGAGATCAACATTTTTAAACTTTTGTTGTTTTTTCGGAACACACTCACCGCATATTTTGTagaattttaattatttatataattgGTTATTAacacttaatattttaaaattaatgttCTATTTTGTGTGTTTTAGACATTCTTCAAACGCCTTAGAATTAACCGCAGTAGAAGTGTTGATCGCTTTCGCCAGATTGTCGAAAACTACGGAGAATTCATGAACTACAGATCTATATCACATCTAAAAACAATTCTAGAATCTGATCTCGAAGCCGCCACTCTTATGACAGATGTTGACGTCAATGACGTGCTCAATGACATCGAACGGGAATTAGCTCAAGTAGATTTGCAAGATGAAGCAGCTAAGTACGAATTGGATGTGCAGAGTCAAACTCAAGACATTGTGAATAGACTGTTGCCTGTCTGCAAAGTATGCCTGCGAGAAAATACGGAAGGTGACATTTGCGGACTTTGTGCTACATCTCTTGACTCAGAATTTACAAAGTAAATGTGATTTCTAGGTTTATTGACATATCTTATGAATGGGTTTCCCGATATTTTGTTTTCTTATTATGTAGACCAGTGGTTCTCAACCATTTTGAGTAATGTaccacaaaattatttttactattttttgtaccACCTAACCGAAATACCTTTTAGGTAATAtaattaactataatttatttgcTGGACGTTTTACGGAAttgacaaaataaaattaaacaagagtaaaattttttaggttatatttttaaattttatggcTGTGTTTTTGCGTTTTGCGTACCACTGTAAATGATCATATGTACCACCGGTGGTACATATACCACAAGTTGAGAACCACTGATGTAGACTATTAGTATGTAACTTTCCgatctatttataaaaatttatagAACTGGCTATGGTAACTAAAGTATTACTAacttagtttttattttaaacattgtATAAGCTAGTGCTGATATACTATAATTCTTATTCAGCCAAGAAATGGTACCTATTTCATGATGTATAGTTCTTCCACTTTATCTTTGCCCATGCATGAAATtcttcacgaattactttttatactaggtctctttttacTCACAGAACCTAGTATCGTAAAATTAAgccgcttgtccatagaaaccataataagttaaacaaggataaacaattaAAACAATAGTTCATGTCTTTaataccttgtttactatgaattttaacgtttatttaattTCGCTATTCCAacacacagccaaatttgtccattGTCGGACATAcgcctcctcaagatgtctccatTCATCTCTGTCCTGCGCAGCTGCAAttcagtttgtcgctattcttttaATGTCGTTAAAGATCCGCCAAGTGAAGGTAAACAGTTCGTCCACATTCCTCATGCTTTAATCACCCATGACTACACTCAGAaaagagaagaagataaaaattaCCCATGTCCCGTTGCTAACAACTGTGAACAAGTATACGAAATAGCATATCCAATAAAAGTCCATCTCAGGTGACAGTCCGGCGAGAAACCATTCATCTGCAACTGGTTGAACTGCACTTGAAGATTTTCAAGATCTGATGAACTCGCTCGGCTCTAGAAGCAAATGTACTAGAAAACACTTTATAATTTTCATTACTTGATCCCTTCATTCCTTtagaaaatatgtaattttcaaATTACAGTAAATATGATGAAGTTCAGAAAAAGGATCCACTTCCCAACGGTAACGACAAATTTTTAGACAGCATGATTAAAGATCTATTTAATAACGACAACCACCTACTAGAAGAAGCCATAGCCGATGAAAACTTTTCCCTCTCCTTGTTTGATGATCTCAACGATGTGCGTCCCCGGCCATTAGAAATAAATATGGAGAATAACGCTTCTGAACCTTTGGGTATCTTCGAGATGTGTCCACACATGAACGACGAAACCACCTGTAAAAATACTTCCAAAGATCCGCCAAGTGAAGGTAAACACTTCGCCCAGAGTCCTCATGCTTTAATCACCCGCGACTACactcagaaaaaaaaaataaaaatttcccaTGTCCCTTTGCGAACTGAAAATGTATACCAATCAGCATATCCTCTAAAAGTCCATAACAGGAAACAGTCCGGCGAGAAACCGGTCATCTTCAACTGGTTGAACTGCACTTGGAGATTTTCAAGATCTGATGAACTAGCTAGGCTCTAGAAGCAAATGTATTAGAAAACACTTTAGAATTTTCACTACTTGATCCCTTCGTTCCTTTAGAAAATATGGAATCTTCAAATTACAGTAAATATTATGATGAACTTCAAGAAAAGGATCCACTTCTCAACGGTAACGACAAGTTTTTAGACAGCATGATTAAAGACCTAGGTACTTAATAATGACGACCACTTATTATAAGAATCCATAGCCGATGGAAATTTTTCCCAGTTGGATGATCTCAACGATGTGCTTCCTCTGCCATTCGAATTAAATATGGAGAATAACACTTCTGAACCTTTGGGTATCTTCGAGATGTCTCCACACGTGAACGACGAAACCACGTGTAAAAAGACCACCAAACATTCGCCAAGTGAAGGGAAACACTTCGTCCAGAGTCTCCATGCTTTATTCACCCGCGACTACAGTCAGAaaagagaagaagataaaaatttCCCATGTTCCTTTGCTAACTGTGAAAAAGTATACGAAACAGCATATCCACTAAAAGTTGATCTCAGGAAACATTCCGGCGAGAAACCATTCATCTGCAACTGGTTGAACTGCACTTGGAGATTTTCAAGATCTGATGAACTAGCTAGGCTCTAAAAGCAAATGTATTAGAAAACACTTTAGAATTTTCAATACTTGATCCCTTCGTTCCTTTAGAAAATATGGAATTTTCAAATTACACTAAATATTATGATGAAGTTCAAAAAAAGGATCCACTTCTCAACGGTAACGACAAATTTTTGGACAGCATGATTAAAGACCTATTTAATAACGACAACCACCTACTAGAAGAAGCCATAGCCGATGAAAACTTTTCCCTTTCCTTGTTTGATGATCTCAACGATGTGCGTCCCCGGTCATTCGAAATCAATATGGAGAATAACGCTTCTGAACCCGAGATGTCTCCACACATAAACGACGAAACAGCGTGTAAAAAGACCCCAAAGATCCGCCGGGTGAAGGTAAACACTTCGTCCGGAGTCCTCATGCTTTAATCACCCGCGACTACACTCAGAAAGGAGAAGATAAAAATTTCCCATGTCCCTTTGCTAACTGTGAAAAAGTAAATGAAACAGAATATTCACTAAAAACCCATCTCCGTAAACATTCCGGCGAGAAACCATTCATCTGCAACTGGTTGAACTACACTTGGAGATTTTCAAGATCTGATGAACTCGCTCGGCTCTAGAAGCAAATGTACTAGAAAACACTTTAGAATTTTCACTACTTGATTCCTTCGTTCGTTTAGAAAATATGGAATCTTCAAATTACAATAAATATTATGAAGTTCAGAAAAAGGATTCACTTCTCAACGGTAACGACAAGTTTTTAGACAGCATGATTAAAGACATATTTAATAACGACGACCACCTATTAGAAGAATCCATAGCCGATGAAAATTTTTCCCAGTTTGATGATCTCAACAAAGTGCTTCCCCGACCTTTCAAAATAAATATGGAGAATAACGCTTCTGAACCTGTGGGTATCTTCGAGATGTCTTCACACATAAACGACGAAACAACGTGTAAAAAGAACCCAAAAGGTCCGCCAAGTGAAGGTAAACACTTCGTCCAGAGTCCTCATGCTTTAATCACCCGCGACTATACTCAGAAAAGAGAAGACAAAAATTTCCCATGGCCCTTTGCTAACAACTGTGAAACAGTATACGAAACAGCATAAATATTCACTAAAAGCCCATCTCAGGAGACATTCCGGCGAGAAACTATTCATCTGCAACTGGTTGAACTGCACTTGGAGATTTTCAAGATCTGATGAACTAGCTAGGCTCTAGAAATGTACTAGAAAACACTTTAGAATTTTCTCTACTTAATCCCTTCGTTCCTTTAGAAAATATGGAATCTTCAAATTACAATAAATATTATGATGAAGTTCAAAAAACGGATCCACTTCTCAACGGTAACGACAAGTTTTTAGACAGCATGATTAAAGACCTATTTAATAACGACGACCACCTACTAGAAGAAGCCATAGCCGATGAAAACTTTTCCCTTTCCCTGTTTGATGATCTTAACGATGTGCGTCTCCGGCTATTCGAAATAAATAGGAGAATAACACTTCTGAACCTTTAGGTATCTCATAGATGTCTCCACATATAAACGACGAAACCACGTGTAAAAAGACCCCCAAAAATCCTCCAAGTGAAGGTAAACACTTCGTCCAAAGTCCTCATGCCTTAATCACCCACGACTACACTCAGAaaagagaagaagataaaaatttCCCATGTCCCTTTGCTAACTGAGAAAGTATACGAAACAGCATATCCACTAAAAGTCCATCTCAGGAGACAGTCCGGCGAGAAACCATTCATCTGCAACTGGCTGAACTGCACTTGGAGATTTTCAAGATCTGATGAACTCGCTCGGCTCTAGAAGCAAATGTACTAGAAAACACTTTATAATTTTCATTACTTGATCCCTTCATTCCTTtagaaaatatgtaattttcaaATTACAGTAAATATGATGAAGTTCAGAAAAAGGATCCACTTCTCAACGGTAACGACAAGTTTTTAGACAGCATGATTAAAGACCTATTTAATAAGGACGACCACCTACTAGAAGAAGCCATAGCCGATGAAAACTTTTCCCTTTCCCTGTTTGATGATCTTAACGATGTGCGTCTCCGGCTATTCGAAATAAATATGGAGAATATCACTTCTGAACCTTTAGGTATCTCATAGATGTCTCCACACATGAACGACGAAACCACGTGTAAAAAGACCCCCCAAAGATCCGCCAAGTGAAGGTAAACCCTCATGCTTTAATCACCCACGACTACACTCAGAaaagagaagaagataaaaatttCCCATGTCCCTTTGCTAACTGAAAAAGTATACGAAACAGCATATCCACTAAAAGTCCATCTCAGGAGACAGTCCGGCGAGAAACCATTCATCTGCAACTGGTTGAACTGCACTTGGAGATTTTCAAGATCTGATGAACTCGCTAGGCTCTAGAAGCAAATGTACTAGAAAACACTTTAGAATTTTCACTACTTGATCCCTTCGTTCCTTTAAAAAATATAGAATCTTCAAATTACAATAAATATTATGATGCAGTTCAGAAAAAAGATCCACTTCTCAACAGTAACGACAAGTTTTTAGACAGCATGATTACAGACCTATTTAATAACGACGACCACCTATTAAAAGGAATCCATAGCCAATGAAAATTTTTCAACCTCCAAAGATCCGCCAAGTGAAGGTAAACACTTCGTCCAGAGTCCTCATGCTTTAATCACCCACGACTACACTCAGAAAAGAGAAGATAAACATTTCCCATGTCCCTTTGCTAACAACTGTGAAGCAGTATACGAAACAGCATATTCACTAAAAGCCCATCTCAGAAGACATTCCGGCGAGAAACCATTCATCTGCAACTGGTTGAACTGCACTTGGGAGGTTTTTAAGATCTGATGAACTCGCTAGGCATAAACGTTCTCACTCCGGAGATAAACCATACAAGTGCGAACTTTGTGTAAAGGACTTGGCAAGATCTGACGATCTGTCCAAACACAAAAAAGTCCATATGAAACATATGAGCCAATATGGAACATACGACATAAGAAAGCGTGCAAGATGTAGTGTTTTCAAGATCTGATGAACTAACTAGGCTCTAAAGGCAAATGTACTAGAAAACACCTTAGAATTTTCATTACTTGATCCCTTCGTTCCTTTAGAAAAAATGGAATCTTCAAATTACAATAAATATGATGAAGTTCAGAAAAAGGATCCACTTCTCAACGGTAACGACAAGTTTTTAGACAGCATGATTAAAGACATATTTAATAACGACGACCACCTATTAGAAGAATCCATAGCCGATGAAAAATTTTTCCAGTTTGATGATCTCAACAAAGTGCTTCCTCGACCTTTCAAAATAAATATGGAGAATAACACTTCTGAACCTGTAGGTATCTTCGAGATGTCTTCACACATAAACGACGAAACAACGTATAAAAAGAACCCAAAAGATCCGCCAAGTGAAGGTAAACACTTCGTCCAGAGTCCTCATGCTTTAATCACCCGCGACTATACTCAGAaaagagaagaagataaaaatttCCCATGGCCCTTTGCTAACAACTGTGAAACAGTATACGAAACAGCATAAATATTCACTAAAAGCCCATCTCAGGAGATATTCCGGCGAGAAACCATTCATCTGCAACTGGTTGAACTGCACTTGGAGATTTCCAAGATCTGATGAACTCGCTAGGCATAAAGATTCTCACTCAGGAGATAACCATACAAGTGCGAACTTTGTGTAAAGGACTTGGCAAGATCTGACGATCTGTCCAAACACAAAAAAGTCCATATGAAACATATGAGCCAATATGGAACATACGACATAAGAAAGCGTTCAAGATGTAGTGTTTTCAAGATCTGATGAACTAGCTAGGCTCTTAAGGCAAATGTACTAGAAAACACCTTAGAATTTTCATTACTTGATCCCTTCGTTCCTTTAGACAAAATGGAATCTTCAAATTACAATAAATATGATGAAGTTCAGAAAAAGAATCCACTTCTCAACGGTAACGACAAGTTTTTAGACAGCATGATTAAAGACATATTTAATAACGACGACCACCTATTAGAAGAATCCATAGCCGATGAAAAATTTTCCCAGTTTGATGATCTCAACAAAGTGCTTCCTCGACCTTTCAAAATAAATATGGAGAATAACACTTGTGAACCTGTGGGTATCTTCGAGATGTCTTCACACATAAACGACGAAACAACGTGTAAAAAGAACCCAAAAGGTCCGCCAAGTGAAGGTAAACACTTCGTCCAGAGTCCTCATGCTTTAATCACCCGCGACTATACTCAGAaaagagaagaagataaaaatttCCCATGGCCTTTTGCTAACAACTGTGAAACAGTATACGAAACAGCATAAATATTCACTAAAAGCCCATCTCAGGAGACATTCCAGCGAGAAACCATTCATCTGCAACTGGTTGAACTGCACTTGGAGATTTTCAAGATCTGATGAACTCGCTAGGCATAAAGGTTCTCACTCAGGAGTTAAACCATACAAGTGCGAACTTTGTGTAAAGGACTTGGCAAGATCGACGATCTGTCCAAACACAAAAAAGTCCATATGAAACATATGAGCCAATATGGAACATACGACATAAGAAAGCGTGCAAGATGTAAAGTGTTAGGAGAGATATAAAAACTTTTTGTACTGAATAAACTTCGTCAAACTCATATCGTATGCCTCTAGCGACGTGGTCGAGCAACTCAAATCCTTAGTCCGTTTTTGTTTAAGCTAATGTAATCTTTTTATAGTTATAGTtccataaaagtagttttagtattCTCATTCCATGTAAGTCTGTACAATGTTCGGATGTTTTGCCAAATACTTTTCTTTCGATGTTTTCCAGTATTAAGCTGTTACTAATTCCGAAAGTATTAGGGTGTCATTGTTTTACCTTTTTTAGCATCGGCAATTTAGCATCGTATGTCCCGAAATTCATAAGAagctaataaaatttttgttgctTCGATTATTTTATTTTCCTTAACATTTCCATACCACTTTGGAACTAATCACATGCCATTTCAATTCTTTGATGAGGGCATCTTCAATGGTGTGAGTTTTCGGTTAAAAAATGCTTGGCATTTTTTGAGCCTACCCAAGTGTGTCTGCCCATGCCCTCGGATTCCAGTTCCTTCTACTGTTCTAGAATCGTCTTATACCACTTTATGAAATTCTTATTtagctttgtaataaattaccATTTGTTAGTTTATCTTATGCTATTTTGACTACTCTGGTCTTCTCCATTCTACTTGTGTGATTATtctatttctattttttcttttgtATCCACTCGTTTATAATATGTAACATTGTCTTGTGATAACTTCACTTCTATTTCGGCCTTTCAGAGTATTTCTTGTAGTTCTCCTCAGTTTTCTCATCTCTGCAGTTTCTAATACCCTTTGGTGTTACCCTGATAGACATGTCATTATTGATCTTATACTGGCTTTATAAACTCGTTGATTCCATCTTAGTGTTAATATGtaggtttcgccatatagtgttctTAAGGCGTCTGGGTAGTTTATTTGCATAAAAATGGTAGATAATAATGATTTTGTCCATTGCTTTAAGATTCTTATGGAATTATCTTAGTCAACTGTGTAtaagtattttcaaaattctacTTTCCCAATGGTGTAACCTTATATTTCATTTTGGATTTAATTTCTATGTACGAGCAAAGCGTATTCATAACTTTCCGTACCTAATGTTAGAGGTATGTATTTAGATAATGcattaaaaaatatgtaaagaTATATTTTGTTCTCTATATTGTTTGCCATgaaatctttatttttaattctttgaCTATCATTTTTTTCCACACCATTACTATTTCATATTACCCATCTATGAAGAACATAATATCAAAAACCCAAGAGATAAAAAACTGCTACAGGAACCTAATTTAGataaataattaagtaaaatgctttataaaaggtattttagaaataaaaatgaacGTTTAGAAATAAAcgttttagaaataaaaatttcataatCAGCGCTGCTTACAGATATAGATGCTTGATCCACCAAAATAAAAGGGTTAAAGCCCTTTAAAtgttataaagttatattgttaTATAAAATAATGAGTCATTTGTATACAGCCGACTAATGTAcagtaaaaatttcatttttcaattttaatccTTGGTGTGGTAAAATAAGCAAAACATTGcctgtaaataaaaaattaaaacgttAACGTGTTACCTACCAgttctataacttttattattttggttatgagctattccaggtcaaatcaacacactttgaattcatttttttcctgacctatttagattttgttaaaatttagagTACTCATAGTGGATGATTAGgtgaagaaaaatacaaaatttaaaatttttatctcgagccgtttccgaaatatggttatgtaaaattttccaaaaaaatccaaaataccGCGACCATACTTTATTGGaatgtatatatatattacacagtactattatatatatatatatatatatatatatatatatatatatatatatatatatatatatatatatatatatatatatatatatatatatattatcacTGGGCCTGTATATATCactgtaaagagctttaaaaatgctacaaaatgacacctctcccagcattttagctcaattaggacagcttctacgaccattccaataaagtatggtcgtggtgttttggatttttttgaaaactttacaTAACCATATATCGGAAATAGTTTGagatgaaaatttaaaattttgtatttttgtttccctTATTAGCCACTATGAGTATTCCAAATTATAACCAATTCTGAAGAGGGGGTGAAAATTAGGTGTGTTGAGTTGATAGGGAATGACCCTTATGCAAATGTTGCCTCACacattttataattaaaaaaagaaattcattttcattaatttttcTAGCATTGACTAGTTCTGATCCTTGTTATTTATTACCAATGTTTCTGTTCTAAAATGTGTGGTCAATAGCAAACTGTTTTGTGTTTTGTTTACAAACAATATAATGtgatattatttcaaaaataaaactgttttgtaattttgttattttatttatattagtaGATATACCAATTTATTGTTTCAAATATAATGTAAtccttttaatttaaaattaaattttttggcttcctttgctatatgtttggctattttatatatcttcgtttttTCCTTCCCTAGTATTAAGTGGTAGTATATATTTAtttacgcttctgctttagcttttgcaactgctactttcgcttcctttttggcgaccttGTAGCTTTGTAGATCTATGTCCGACCTATTTTCTTGCCACTGTTTATATAATGTTCTCTTATTTTTGCTTGAACTTTGTTTCACCACCACCAGGTCTCGTTATTCTCAAACCTCTTCCATGAAATACTTGTAAACgtaaggaaaaaagtttgagATTAAAGAGACCAGGGCCTAGATTctgtgcactgtagatatctacacgtcgctttctatcgatgtcaattttcgtaaaaatatttgaatttttagctttaattgaattattttctagttttgctaggttatactctaattgatgctgaagtgacacttagtaaaacaagaaaatatttcaactaaaaattaaaatatattgacaTCGCGCCGAtcgctttctatcaatgtcaatatatttgaatttttagttttaattcaaatatttgaacattactttctccaccctctgagaacattactttctccacaagaccattaatctttcctcgttgtaagttctataatcccacatgaggcatattttcgtttttggacgcaaaagttagtttatttattttcgttcaacttgcaactcaagcaaatagtctataccgtaccgggctgtactatccgattgtcttgtatatttgtttattttcaataaaaacctttaatcttcgcaacaattagaagttttttcaaaataaataaatattactttgaaatacatggtgattccatataagtttgggtgtgtgtagaTCTGTGAAGGTTGTTGTTATATCGGATattatacgaaatactgagaaatgcgattctcgatatgattaccggtactcaaatacaagagtaatcatagtaatcaaaatatcctactaatactaatacaaaatatgtactgagaaatgcgattctgcAACAGGGCAAAATTACAAATCTGTTGACATGAATAACTCAATATTCATAAAAAGTGGATTTGTCGGGTTTTGAAACTAGACGACTCAAATGTCAGACGAGTAAAGAAGCAGTATATTACTACCTAGTCACAACATGAATA
Protein-coding regions in this window:
- the LOC126878639 gene encoding LOW QUALITY PROTEIN: Krueppel-like factor 6 (The sequence of the model RefSeq protein was modified relative to this genomic sequence to represent the inferred CDS: deleted 1 base in 1 codon); the encoded protein is MESSNYNKYYEVQKKDSLLNGNDKFLDSMIKDIFNNDDHLLEESIADENFSQFDDLNKVLPRPFKINMENNASEPVGIFEMSSHINDETTCKKNPKDPPSEGKHFVQSPHALITHDYTQKREDKHFPCPFANNCEAVYETAYSLKAHLRRHSGEKPFICNWLNCTWRFLRSDELARHKRSHSGDKPYKCELCVKDLARSDDLSKHKKVHMKHMSQYGTYDIRKRARCSVFKI
- the LOC126893138 gene encoding Krueppel-like factor 12, whose translation is MIKDLFNNDNHLLEEAIADENFSLSLFDDLNDVRPRPLEINMENNASEPLGIFEMCPHMNDETTCKNTSKDPPSEGKHFAQSPHALITRDYTQKKKIKISHVPLRTENVYQSAYPLKVHNRKQSGEKPVIFNWLNCTWRFSRSDELARL
- the LOC126878640 gene encoding uncharacterized protein LOC126878640, whose protein sequence is MCDNQTHKAVRLFPRNNRWTGPSSSLEDRSKCMNMRLRLPPDIVIRQSRETFFKRLRINRSRSVDRFRQIVENYGEFMNYRSISHLKTILESDLEAATLMTDVDVNDVLNDIERELAQVDLQDEAAKYELDVQSQTQDIVNRLLPVCKVCLRENTEGDICGLCATSLDSEFTK